From the Euphorbia lathyris chromosome 6, ddEupLath1.1, whole genome shotgun sequence genome, one window contains:
- the LOC136232324 gene encoding uncharacterized protein → MKAVVITEPGGPEVLQLQEVEDPQIKDDEVLIKVEATAINRADTLQRIGKHPPPKGASPYPGLECSGTIEAVGKLVSRWKVGDQVCALLSGGGYAEKVAVPAGQVLPVPPGISLKDAAAFPEVACTVWSTVFMMSQLSSGETFLVHGGSSGIGTFAIQIAKQQGVRVFVTAGSQEKLAACKELGADVCINYKTEDFVARVKEETGGKGVDVILDCMGASYFQKNLDSLSVGGRLFIIGFMGGAVTEINLTTLLAKRLTVQAAGLRGRSTENKTEIVNEVEKNVWPAIVAGKVKPVVYKHLPLSEAAEAHRLLESSQHIGKILLIP, encoded by the exons atgAAAGCAGTAGTGATCACTGAACCAGGCGGGCCAGAGGTGCTGCAATTACAAGAAGTAGAAGATCCACAAATCAAAGACGATGAGGTTTTGATCAAAGTCGAAGCCACCGCAATCAACCGCGCCGATACCCTTCAACGGATAGGCAAGCATCCACCTCCTAAGGGCGCTAGTCCTTACCCGGGTCTTGAATGTTCCGGCACCATCGAAGCCGTAGGAAAACTCGTTTCCCGCTGGAAAGTGGGCGATCAG GTGTGTGCTCTGCTCAGTGGAGGAGGTTATGCAGAGAAAGTGGCTGTTCCAGCAGGACAAGTTCTTCCTGTCCCGCCTGGGATTTCCCTCAAGGATGCTGCCGCTTTCCCTGAAGTGGCATGTACTGTTTGGTCCACTGTTTTTATGATGAGTCAGTTGTCCTCAGGGGAAACATTTCTG GTTCATGGGGGTTCAAGTGGGATCGGTACATTTGCAATTCAGATAGCTAAACAACAAGGAGTTAGAGTTTTTGTCACAGCAG GGAGCCAGGAAAAGTTAGCTGCTTGTAAGGAACTTGGAGCTGATGTGTGCATCAACTACAAAACAGAGGACTTTGTTGCACGAGTGAAAGAAGAAACTGGTGGGAAAG GTGTTGATGTTATTTTGGATTGTATGGGAGCTTCCTATTTTCAGAAAAATTTGGACAGTTTAAGTGTTGGTGGGAGGCTTTTTATCATTGGCTTCATGGGTGGAGCTGTTACTGAGATAAACCTGACTACTTTATTGGCAAAACGCCTCACAGTTCAAG CGGCTGGTCTGAGAGGCAGAAGCACAGAGAACAAAACAGAGATTGTAAATGAGGTTGAGAAGAATGTTTGGCCTGCAATTGTTGCCGGAAAGGTGAAGCCTGTGGTTTACAAACATCTTCCATTATCTGAGGCAGCAGAGGCTCACCGGCTCTTGGAAAGCAGCCAACATATCGGCAAGATCCTTCTTATTCCTTGA
- the LOC136232323 gene encoding beta-galactosidase 8-like, with the protein MGGSQNSVASVLLVVSIFMCYCFERGWCSTVSYDHRALVIDGKRRVLQSGSIHYPRATPEVWPDIIRKSKEGGLDVIETYVFWNYHEPTRGKYYFEGRFDLVRFVKTVHEAGLMVHLRIGPYVCAEWNYGGFPIWLHFIPGIQFRTTNKVFKEEMARFLAKIVNLMKEENLFASQGGPIILAQVENEYGNVEWAYGVAGELYIKWAAETAVSLNTSVPWVMCAQEDAPDPILNTCNGFYCDQFTPNSPSKPKMWTENYSGWFLSFGYAIPYRPVEDLAFAVARFFETGGTFHNYYMYFGGTNFGRTAGGPLVATSYDYDAPIDEYGFIRQPKWGHLRDLHKAIKQCEEYLISSDPTHQQLGKNLEAHIYYKSADDCAAFLANFDSKSDANVTFNGNSYFLPAWSVSILPDCKNVIFNTAKVVSQRNLGDVSLSHSSSVNEISLEHTVWSWYEEEVGIWGNNSFTEPGLLEQINTTKDVSDFLWYSTSIYVNADEKKDVVLNIKSLGHAAQVYVNKHLIGFGYGNHDDPSFSLAEKISLNEGNNTLDILSMMIGVQNYGPWFDVQGAGLFSVVLIGSSKGKDSLSSGKWTYEVGLEGENLGLDKVSLANSSLWMHGTSLPVNKSLIWYKGYFIAPEGTGPLPLNLTSMGKGQAWVNGQSIGRYWSAYLSPSKGCTENCDYRGTYNSFKCLKKCGQPAQTLYHIPRSWVHSGENLLVLHEELGGDPSRISVMTRTGLEICSVVSEDDPPPVDSWKSNLEFKSLVPEVRLSCEQGWHITSIKFASFGTPAGSCGTFSLGNCHADKLSLVQEACIGREECSISVSAANLGDPCAGVPKRFAVEALCSY; encoded by the exons ATGGGAGGAAGCCAGAACTCTGTAGCATCAGTTTTATTAGTTGTTTCGATTTTTATGTGTTACTGTTTTGAAAGGGGATGGTGTTCTACGGTGAGCTATGATCACAGAGCTCTCGTTATTGATGGAAAGAGGCGTGTTTTGCAATCCGGTTCTATACATTATCCTCGAGCCACTCCTGAG GTGTGGCCGGACATTATTAGGAAATCGAAAGAAGGGGGATTGGACGTGATTGAGACTTACGTGTTTTGGAACTATCATGAACCTACAAGAGGGAAG TACTATTTCGAAGGAAGGTTCGACCTGGTGAGGTTCGTGAAAACGGTACACGAAGCTGGTCTTATGGTTCATTTAAGGATTGGACCATATGTCTGTGCAGAATGGAATTATGG GGGATTCCCAATATGGTTACATTTCATTCCAGGGATTCAGTTTCGAACAACAAATAAAGTCTTCAAG GAGGAAATGGCGCGTTTTCTTGCGAAAATTGTAAATTTAATGAAGGAAGAGAATCTGTTTGCATCACAAGGAGGGCCAATCATTCTTGCTCAG GTTGAGAATGAATACGGGAATGTCGAATGGGCTTACGGAGTTGCAGGAGAATTATACATCAAATGGGCTGCAGAAACTGCTGTTAGTCTAAATACAAGTGTACCTTGGGTGATGTGTGCACAAGAAGATGCTCCTGATCCAATT TTAAACACATGCAATGGATTCTACTGTGATCAGTTTACCCCGAATTCTCCTTCCAAACCGAAAATGTGGACAGAGAATTACAGTGGATG GTTTCTTTCATTTGGCTATGCAATTCCATATCGACCCGTTGAGGACTTGGCTTTCGCTGTTGCACGCTTCTTTGAAACCGGTGGTACTTTCCACAATTACTATATG TATTTTGGTGGAACCAACTTTGGAAGAACTGCAGGAGGACCTTTGGTTGCAACAAGTTATGATTATGATGCCCCAATTGATGAATATG GCTTCATCAGACAACCGAAGTGGGGTCACCTACGGGACTTGCACAAGGCAATAAAGCAGTGTGAAGAATACCTGATTAGCTCTGATCCAACACACCAACAGCTCGGAAAAAACTTGGAG GCACATATCTATTATAAGTCTGCGGACGATTGTGCTGCCTTTCTAGCTAATTTTGACTCCAAATCAGATGCAAATGTTACATTCAATGGGAATTCATACTTCCTTCCTGCTTGGTCTGTGAGCATACTTCCGGATTGCAAGAATGTTATCTTCAACACAGCAAAG GTTGTTTCGCAGAGAAATCTTGGGGATGTTTCGCTTTCTCATTCGAGCTCTGTTAATGAGATCTCATTGGAGCATACAGTATGGAGTTGGTATGAAGAAGAAGTGGGCATTTGGGGTAACAATTCTTTTACAGAGCCAGGTTTATTAGAACAGATCAATACGACAAAAGACGTTAGTGATTTTCTCTGGTACTCGACTAG TATTTATGTAAATGCTGATGAAAAGAAAGATGTCGTTTTGAATATCAAGAGTTTGGGGCATGCTGCACAAGTTTATGTAAATAAACACCTTATAG GATTTGGATATGGAAATCATGATGATCCAAGCTTTTCACTTGCTGAGAAGATAAGTCTAAATGAAGGAAATAACACCTTGGATATATTAAGTATGATGATTGGTGTACAG AATTATGGACCATGGTTTGATGTTCAAGGAGCAGGACTTTTTTCTGTTGTGCTAATTGGCTCAAGTAAAGGCAAGGATAGTCTTTCTTCTGGAAAATGGACATATGAG GTGGGACTTGAAGGAGAAAATCTTGGACTGGATAAGGTCAGTCTAGCAAATAGTTCATTGTGGATGCATGGGACTTCCCTGCCTGTAAATAAGAGTTTGATTTGGTACAAG GGTTATTTCATTGCGCCTGAAGGAACAGGGCCCTTACCCTTAAATCTCACAAGCATGGGGAAGGGTCAGGCTTGGGTCAATGGACAGAGTATAGGGCGATATTGGTCTGCATATCTCTCACCATCAAAGGGTTGTACTGAAAATTGTGATTACAGAGGAACTTACAATTCATTTAAATGTCTTAAAAAATGCGGGCAGCCTGCTCAAACACT GTATCATATTCCGCGCAGTTGGGTTCATTCTGGTGAAAACCTGCTAGTCCTACATGAAGAGCTCGGAGGTGACCCTTCAAGGATTTCAGTGATGACACGAACTGGCCTAGAAATATGTTCAGTTGTGTCGGAGGATGATCCACCGCCGGTGGATTCATGGAAATCGAACTTAGAGTTCAAGTCTCTCGTCCCTGAAGTTCGACTAAGCTGTGAACAAGGATGGCACATAACATCAATCAAATTTGCTAGTTTTGGAACTCCTGCTGGAAGTTGTGGCACATTCAGTCTAGGAAATTGCCATGCTGATAAGCTATCCCTTGTTCAAGAG GCTTGCATAGGTCGGGAAGAGTGTTCAATCTCTGTATCAGCAGCCAACCTTGGTGATCCTTGTGCGGGAGTTCCGAAAAGGTTTGCCGTTGAAGCTCTCTGCAGCTACTAA
- the LOC136233765 gene encoding protein BOBBER 1-like: MARIQSSDNESNSEGRTKKRHDRVDKRKRDEHGSPSKKKAKKKSAYKYKKAFGTESVITISFINLILSISAVAILSDYEEVGQTQKLPSPKSSPEKQDPNEGNGLDMDNHSWTQTLQDLTVSIPVPPGTKSREIVCEIKKKSLKVGLKGEAPIIEGELFETIKLDDCFWNLEDQKLISVLMTKFDRQNWWKSLLKGGPEIDIEKAEPEASRLSELEGETRSVVEKMMFDQRQKEMGLPTSHEIEKQHLLNKFMAQNPNMMNDFPSMKMM, from the exons ATGGCGAGAATACAAAGCTCAGACAACGAATCGAACTCAGAAGGAAGAacgaaaaagagg CATGATCGTGTAgacaagaggaagagagatgagcatggctctccttcgaagaagaaagccaagaagaaatctgcatataaatacaaaaaagcatTTGGAACGGAAAGCGTCATCACG ATCAGTTTCATCAATTTAATCCTCTCGATTTCAGCCGTGGCAATCCTTTCCGACTATGAAGAAGTAGGCCAAACCCAGAAGCTTCCGTCCCCAAAGTCGTCGCCGGAGAAACAAGACCCAAACGAAGGCAATGGTCTAGACATGGATAATCATTCCTGGACTCAAACTCTGCAAGACCTAACTGTTTCAATTCCAGTTCCTCCCGGCACGAAATCGAGGGAAATCGTGTGCGAGATAAAGAAGAAGTCATTAAAAGTTGGGCTCAAAGGTGAAGCACCTATAATTGAAGGAGAGCTGTTTGAGACGATCAAATTGGATGATTGCTTTTGGAATTTGGAAGATCAAAAGCTAATTTCTGTGTTAATGACGAAATTCGATCGGCAAAATTGGTGGAAGAGTTTGTTGAAAGGAGGGCCTGAAATTGATATAGAAAAAGCAGAACCAGAAGCAAGCCGACTATCGGAATTGGAAGGGGAAACAAGATCGGTTGTGGAGAAGATGATGTTTGATCAAAGACAGAAGGAGATGGGACTTCCTACTAGTCATGAGATTGAAAAACAGCACCTTCTCAACAAATTCATGGCTCAAAATCCTAACATGATGAATGATTTCCCCAGTATGAAGATGATGTAG